One Anthonomus grandis grandis chromosome 13, icAntGran1.3, whole genome shotgun sequence DNA segment encodes these proteins:
- the LOC126743611 gene encoding eukaryotic translation initiation factor 4E-binding protein Mextli isoform X2 — protein sequence MSSGLASRLKHPKKHELVKSHSQAQLLANKLRQDGVMVAVDGVLQAVDQVAALLASNIPDINYKESIMNMCQHLKVYGAYLEILYKEQLDHAFKIFRDKAQDEIRVDMFSRLHLLQLIELRAKGWKGTDGMNMYYKKKLNQCSQVDLSDSVTSLSDSMSSVLTLNPSPPMLGPGEVIKPSGKFAKPTRIPGKKYCKDEVVIRNADSGKVMGIKGRRVHMIEELSETIISFQRVSPGAKERLVQITGANEESINHAKQLIEDTIRRNASPVREGSTGVGGPLTGSSSSINSSASDDSALPSSARVSRALMHSLSTPDANLGEYKYTVIANGHTIKITGDNLDLVRTSKLVLDEYFSGEPIHDMAQFYSFDSLPQPMLPDDLENPLSPPESLPSPGPTVNGQPGATTPPLTASAPLTSTAAKDNDTDHEPKIRFPRLSSEELARTFKRSPDKEGSPKTKSALPKNHLTYSIEILAQLAMSPLCLSEPSEWKRILEEYPMLVRKVVQCFDAKQYLSIRTEEPSSVLDANEVIDD from the exons ATGTCTTCGGGGTTGGCGTCCCGTTTGAAACATCCCAAGAAACACGAACTGGTTAAGTCGCACAGTCAGGCCCAGCTGTTGGCAAATAAATTGAGACAGGATGGAGTCATGGTCGcag tGGATGGAGTATTGCAAGCAGTTGACCAAGTGGCAGCCCTTCTAGCCTCAAATATTCCTGATATTAACTACAAAGAAAGCATTATGAATATGTGCCAACACCTTAAG GTGTATGGTGCATACTTAGAAATATTATACAAAGAGCAGCTGGACCATGCCTTCAAAATATTCAGGGACAAAGCCCAAGACGAGATACGAGTCGATATGTTTTCACGATTACATTTATTGCAACTAATTGAACTGCGCGCGAAAGGTTGGAAAGGTACCGATGGCATGAACATGTATTACAAAAAGAAACTGAACCAGTGCTCCCAG GTTGATCTCAGCGACTCGGTAACCAGCCTAAGCGACTCTATGTCTTCAGTATTAACATTAAACCCTTCGCCACCCATGTTAGGACCAGGCGAAGTGATCAAACCATCCGGAAAGTTTGCTAAACCTACCAGGATACCTGGCAAAAAGTATTGTAAGGATGAGGTGGTCATAAGGAACGCTGACTCAGGCAAAG tgaTGGGGATCAAAGGCAGACGGGTTCATATGATAGAGGAACTAAGTGAGACTATCATATCCTTCCAGAGAG TTAGTCCTGGTGCCAAGGAGCGTTTGGTACAAATCACCGGGGCTAACGAGGAAAGTATTAA tcATGCGAAGCAACTTATCGAGGACACGATAAGGAGAAACGCGTCTCCGGTACGCGAAGGTAGTACCGGGGTTGGCGGACCTCTGACCGGTTCCAGTTCCAGTATCAATTCATCAGCTTCCGACGACAGCGCTTTGCCGTCTTCGGCCAGAGTTTCCAGAGCTCTGATGCACAGTCTGAGCACCCCCGATGCCAACCTCGGGGAGTACAAGTATACCGTTATCGCTAACGGGCACACTATTAAGATTACCGGGGATAATCTGGATCTAGTTCGG ACAAGCAAGCTGGTACTCGACGAGTACTTCTCCGGCGAGCCGATCCACGACATGGCCCAGTTTTACAGTTTCGACAGTTTGCCGCAGCCGATGTTGCCCGACGATTTGGAAAACCCTCTCTCGCCCCCCGAATCGTTGCCCTCGCCGGGGCCGACCGTTAACGGGCAACCCGGTGCGACGACCCCGCCGCTGACCGCATCCGCCCCCTTAACTTCGACGGCGGCCAAAGATAACGACACAG ATCATGAGCCGAAGATCCGATTTCCCCGTCTCTCCTCCGAGGAATTGGCGAGGACGTTTAAACGGTCCCCGGATAAAGAGGGGTCGCCGAAGACCAAGTCGGCCCTTCCCAAAAATCATTTGACATATTCGATCGAAATTCTGGCTCAGTTGGCAATGTCGCCGCTTTGCCTCTCTGAACCATCCGAATGGAAAAGGATCTTGGAGGAGTATCCAATGCTTGTGCGCAAG gTCGTACAATGCTTCGATGCGAAACAGTACTTATCGATCCGTACTGAGGAACCCAGTAGTGTGCTTGACGCCAACGAAGTGATCGACGATTGA
- the LOC126743611 gene encoding eukaryotic translation initiation factor 4E-binding protein Mextli isoform X3, whose protein sequence is MSSGLASRLKHPKKHELVKSHSQAQLLANKLRQDGVMVAVDGVLQAVDQVAALLASNIPDINYKESIMNMCQHLKVYGAYLEILYKEQLDHAFKIFRDKAQDEIRVDMFSRLHLLQLIELRAKGWKGTDGMNMYYKKKLNQCSQVDLSDSVTSLSDSMSSVLTLNPSPPMLGPGEVIKPSGKFAKPTRIPGKKYCKDEVVIRNADSGKVSPGAKERLVQITGANEESINHAKQLIEDTIRRNASPVREGSTGVGGPLTGSSSSINSSASDDSALPSSARVSRALMHSLSTPDANLGEYKYTVIANGHTIKITGDNLDLVRTSKLVLDEYFSGEPIHDMAQFYSFDSLPQPMLPDDLENPLSPPESLPSPGPTVNGQPGATTPPLTASAPLTSTAAKDNDTADHEPKIRFPRLSSEELARTFKRSPDKEGSPKTKSALPKNHLTYSIEILAQLAMSPLCLSEPSEWKRILEEYPMLVRKVVQCFDAKQYLSIRTEEPSSVLDANEVIDD, encoded by the exons ATGTCTTCGGGGTTGGCGTCCCGTTTGAAACATCCCAAGAAACACGAACTGGTTAAGTCGCACAGTCAGGCCCAGCTGTTGGCAAATAAATTGAGACAGGATGGAGTCATGGTCGcag tGGATGGAGTATTGCAAGCAGTTGACCAAGTGGCAGCCCTTCTAGCCTCAAATATTCCTGATATTAACTACAAAGAAAGCATTATGAATATGTGCCAACACCTTAAG GTGTATGGTGCATACTTAGAAATATTATACAAAGAGCAGCTGGACCATGCCTTCAAAATATTCAGGGACAAAGCCCAAGACGAGATACGAGTCGATATGTTTTCACGATTACATTTATTGCAACTAATTGAACTGCGCGCGAAAGGTTGGAAAGGTACCGATGGCATGAACATGTATTACAAAAAGAAACTGAACCAGTGCTCCCAG GTTGATCTCAGCGACTCGGTAACCAGCCTAAGCGACTCTATGTCTTCAGTATTAACATTAAACCCTTCGCCACCCATGTTAGGACCAGGCGAAGTGATCAAACCATCCGGAAAGTTTGCTAAACCTACCAGGATACCTGGCAAAAAGTATTGTAAGGATGAGGTGGTCATAAGGAACGCTGACTCAGGCAAAG TTAGTCCTGGTGCCAAGGAGCGTTTGGTACAAATCACCGGGGCTAACGAGGAAAGTATTAA tcATGCGAAGCAACTTATCGAGGACACGATAAGGAGAAACGCGTCTCCGGTACGCGAAGGTAGTACCGGGGTTGGCGGACCTCTGACCGGTTCCAGTTCCAGTATCAATTCATCAGCTTCCGACGACAGCGCTTTGCCGTCTTCGGCCAGAGTTTCCAGAGCTCTGATGCACAGTCTGAGCACCCCCGATGCCAACCTCGGGGAGTACAAGTATACCGTTATCGCTAACGGGCACACTATTAAGATTACCGGGGATAATCTGGATCTAGTTCGG ACAAGCAAGCTGGTACTCGACGAGTACTTCTCCGGCGAGCCGATCCACGACATGGCCCAGTTTTACAGTTTCGACAGTTTGCCGCAGCCGATGTTGCCCGACGATTTGGAAAACCCTCTCTCGCCCCCCGAATCGTTGCCCTCGCCGGGGCCGACCGTTAACGGGCAACCCGGTGCGACGACCCCGCCGCTGACCGCATCCGCCCCCTTAACTTCGACGGCGGCCAAAGATAACGACACAG cagATCATGAGCCGAAGATCCGATTTCCCCGTCTCTCCTCCGAGGAATTGGCGAGGACGTTTAAACGGTCCCCGGATAAAGAGGGGTCGCCGAAGACCAAGTCGGCCCTTCCCAAAAATCATTTGACATATTCGATCGAAATTCTGGCTCAGTTGGCAATGTCGCCGCTTTGCCTCTCTGAACCATCCGAATGGAAAAGGATCTTGGAGGAGTATCCAATGCTTGTGCGCAAG gTCGTACAATGCTTCGATGCGAAACAGTACTTATCGATCCGTACTGAGGAACCCAGTAGTGTGCTTGACGCCAACGAAGTGATCGACGATTGA
- the LOC126743611 gene encoding eukaryotic translation initiation factor 4E-binding protein Mextli isoform X1 — protein sequence MSSGLASRLKHPKKHELVKSHSQAQLLANKLRQDGVMVAVDGVLQAVDQVAALLASNIPDINYKESIMNMCQHLKVYGAYLEILYKEQLDHAFKIFRDKAQDEIRVDMFSRLHLLQLIELRAKGWKGTDGMNMYYKKKLNQCSQVDLSDSVTSLSDSMSSVLTLNPSPPMLGPGEVIKPSGKFAKPTRIPGKKYCKDEVVIRNADSGKVMGIKGRRVHMIEELSETIISFQRVSPGAKERLVQITGANEESINHAKQLIEDTIRRNASPVREGSTGVGGPLTGSSSSINSSASDDSALPSSARVSRALMHSLSTPDANLGEYKYTVIANGHTIKITGDNLDLVRTSKLVLDEYFSGEPIHDMAQFYSFDSLPQPMLPDDLENPLSPPESLPSPGPTVNGQPGATTPPLTASAPLTSTAAKDNDTADHEPKIRFPRLSSEELARTFKRSPDKEGSPKTKSALPKNHLTYSIEILAQLAMSPLCLSEPSEWKRILEEYPMLVRKVVQCFDAKQYLSIRTEEPSSVLDANEVIDD from the exons ATGTCTTCGGGGTTGGCGTCCCGTTTGAAACATCCCAAGAAACACGAACTGGTTAAGTCGCACAGTCAGGCCCAGCTGTTGGCAAATAAATTGAGACAGGATGGAGTCATGGTCGcag tGGATGGAGTATTGCAAGCAGTTGACCAAGTGGCAGCCCTTCTAGCCTCAAATATTCCTGATATTAACTACAAAGAAAGCATTATGAATATGTGCCAACACCTTAAG GTGTATGGTGCATACTTAGAAATATTATACAAAGAGCAGCTGGACCATGCCTTCAAAATATTCAGGGACAAAGCCCAAGACGAGATACGAGTCGATATGTTTTCACGATTACATTTATTGCAACTAATTGAACTGCGCGCGAAAGGTTGGAAAGGTACCGATGGCATGAACATGTATTACAAAAAGAAACTGAACCAGTGCTCCCAG GTTGATCTCAGCGACTCGGTAACCAGCCTAAGCGACTCTATGTCTTCAGTATTAACATTAAACCCTTCGCCACCCATGTTAGGACCAGGCGAAGTGATCAAACCATCCGGAAAGTTTGCTAAACCTACCAGGATACCTGGCAAAAAGTATTGTAAGGATGAGGTGGTCATAAGGAACGCTGACTCAGGCAAAG tgaTGGGGATCAAAGGCAGACGGGTTCATATGATAGAGGAACTAAGTGAGACTATCATATCCTTCCAGAGAG TTAGTCCTGGTGCCAAGGAGCGTTTGGTACAAATCACCGGGGCTAACGAGGAAAGTATTAA tcATGCGAAGCAACTTATCGAGGACACGATAAGGAGAAACGCGTCTCCGGTACGCGAAGGTAGTACCGGGGTTGGCGGACCTCTGACCGGTTCCAGTTCCAGTATCAATTCATCAGCTTCCGACGACAGCGCTTTGCCGTCTTCGGCCAGAGTTTCCAGAGCTCTGATGCACAGTCTGAGCACCCCCGATGCCAACCTCGGGGAGTACAAGTATACCGTTATCGCTAACGGGCACACTATTAAGATTACCGGGGATAATCTGGATCTAGTTCGG ACAAGCAAGCTGGTACTCGACGAGTACTTCTCCGGCGAGCCGATCCACGACATGGCCCAGTTTTACAGTTTCGACAGTTTGCCGCAGCCGATGTTGCCCGACGATTTGGAAAACCCTCTCTCGCCCCCCGAATCGTTGCCCTCGCCGGGGCCGACCGTTAACGGGCAACCCGGTGCGACGACCCCGCCGCTGACCGCATCCGCCCCCTTAACTTCGACGGCGGCCAAAGATAACGACACAG cagATCATGAGCCGAAGATCCGATTTCCCCGTCTCTCCTCCGAGGAATTGGCGAGGACGTTTAAACGGTCCCCGGATAAAGAGGGGTCGCCGAAGACCAAGTCGGCCCTTCCCAAAAATCATTTGACATATTCGATCGAAATTCTGGCTCAGTTGGCAATGTCGCCGCTTTGCCTCTCTGAACCATCCGAATGGAAAAGGATCTTGGAGGAGTATCCAATGCTTGTGCGCAAG gTCGTACAATGCTTCGATGCGAAACAGTACTTATCGATCCGTACTGAGGAACCCAGTAGTGTGCTTGACGCCAACGAAGTGATCGACGATTGA
- the LOC126743586 gene encoding SPRY domain-containing protein 7: MSSVSVFCCLRGCLDGFNFNQPAQHIPKLNPIQLDTSFMGYEVVIVKGGQRVCGSGGVLGNAPLVQSKSYFEVKVQQGGSWSVGLATRQTDLSLTVGGMDEFSWALCSDQIFRHNKQELHKINMSNEAQESIQNLLEGDVIGVAFDHIQLKFFVNGKEIDYSISNVKGTMYPALYVDDGAILDIILDNFNHSPPSGFDKIMLEQSLL; this comes from the exons ATGTCATCCGTTTCGGTATTTTGCTGCTTAAGGGGGTGTCTcgatggatttaattttaaccaaccCGCCCAGCACATTCCCAAGTTGAACCCCATTCAGTTAGACACCTCTTTTATGG GATATGAAGTAGTGATAGTAAAAGGGGGCCAAAGGGTGTGCGGATCCGGAGGAGTACTGGGCAACGCACCCTTAGTACAATCGAAATCGTATTTTGAGGTTAAAGTGCAACAAGGAGGGTCTTGGTCAGTGGGGCTGGCTACTAGACAAACTGATCTTAGTTTAACAGTTG GTGGAATGGATGAATTTTCATGGGCTCTCTGTAGTGACCAAATTTTCAGGCATAATAAACAGGAGCTCCATAAaattaatatgtcaaatgaAGCACAAGAGTCTATTCAAAACTTGCTCGAGGGTGATGTAATAGGAGTTGCATTTGAccatatacaattaaaattttttgttaatggCAAGGAGATTGATTATTCAATATCAAATGTTAAAGGGACAATGTATCCGGCATTATATG ttgATGATGGGGCGATATTAGATATAATATTAGACAATTTCAACCATTCACCTCCGTCAGGTTTTGATAAAATTATGCTTGAACAATCATTGCTTTAG